A single Colias croceus chromosome 10, ilColCroc2.1 DNA region contains:
- the LOC123695140 gene encoding GDP-L-fucose synthase, translating into MGSESKIVLVTGGSGLVGQAIKTVIDEEKKSGSAEVGNEKWIFCGSKDGDLRNKKETEALFEKHKPTHVIHLAAMVGGLFHNMAHNLDFFRDNMAINDNVLYASYKHKVQKVVSCLSTCIFPDKITYPIDETMVHNGPPHSSNYGYSYAKRMIDVLNRGYAEQHGCRFTSVIPCNVFGPHDNFSLATSHVIPALIRRMDDAVTNGDKTFSVWGTGSPLRQFIYSLDIAKLFVWTLRHYDSVEPLILSVDEEDEVTISKAAEAIKKAHGFAGEIVYDTSKADGQYKKTASNKKLRSLYKEFTFTPFEQAIQDTVTWFKNNREHARL; encoded by the exons ATGGGTTCTGAATCCAAGATAGTGCTGGTAACAGGAGGGTCAGGATTGGTTGGTCAGGCAATCAAGACAGTTATTGACGAGGAAAAGAAGTCAGGGTCTGCGGAAGTAGGCAATGAGAAGTGGATATTTTGCGGCTCTAAGGATGGTGACTTAAG AAATAAAAAGGAAACGGAGGCATTATTTGAGAAACACAAGCCCACTCATGTGATCCACTTAGCTGCTATGGTGGGCGGCTTGTTCCACAACATGGCACATAATTTGGATTTcttt CGTGACAATATGGCCATAAATGATAATGTGCTGTACGCCAGCTATAAACACAAAGTGCAGAAGGTTGTGTCCTGTCTCTCCACATGTATATTCCCCGATAAAATTACATATCCTATTGATGAGACTATG gtGCATAACGGACCGCCTCACAGCTCCAACTATGGCTACAGCTATGCTAAGAGGATGATCGATGTATTAAATAG GGGCTACGCTGAACAGCACGGATGCCGCTTCACATCAGTAATACCGTGCAACGTGTTCGGGCCACACGACAACTTCTCCCTCGCCACCAGCCACGTGATACCGGCGCTGATACGCAGGATGGACGATGCTGTGACGAACG GCGACAAAACATTCTCAGTATGGGGCACAGGATCACCGCTGCGGCAGTTTATTTACTCGCTCGATATCGCTAAGCTTTTTGTGTGGACACTGCGGCATTATGATAGTGTGGAGCCGCTTATATTGTCCG tGGACGAAGAAGACGAAGTAACAATAAGCAAAGCGGCGGAAGCTATAAAGAAAGCACACGGGTTTGCCGGCGAAATTGTATACGATACTAGCAAAGCAGACGGACAGTATAAGAAAACAGCTTCTAACAAGAAATTACGATCTCTTTACAAGGAATTTACATTTACCCCCTTTGAGCAAGCCATACAAGACACTGTAACgtggtttaaaaataatagggAACATGCTAGATtgtga